A stretch of Ipomoea triloba cultivar NCNSP0323 chromosome 11, ASM357664v1 DNA encodes these proteins:
- the LOC115996762 gene encoding NAC domain containing protein 52-like, translating to MELQPPQDGAGVVAPPTSLAPGFRFHPTDEELVRYYLRRKACGKPFRFQAVSEIDVYKSEPWELAEYSSLKNRDLEWYFFSPVDRKYGNGSRLNRATGKGYWKATGKDRSVRHKSQTIGMKKTLVFHSGRAPDGKRTNWVMHEYRLADEELVKAGVVQDAFVLCRIFQKSGLGPPNGDRYAPFIEEEWDDDTALVIPGGEAEDDAANGDDAHVEGNELDQAAALCKAPQSPVEPQGLPFVCKRERSEDPEPLSLAQAKRSKHDDPSSSNANGSEDSTTIQEPPTAMMTTTTTTNYSPALLEFPLLGSIEPKESHPTNVPTFDSSTLEKSVPPGYLKFISNLENEILNVSMERETLKIEVMRAQAMINILQSRIDLLNKENEDLRRVVRGG from the exons ATGGAGCTACAACCGCCGCAAGACGGAGCAGGAGTGGTGGCGCCGCCGACATCGCTGGCTCCTGGCTTCAGGTTCCACCCCACGGATGAGGAGCTCGTTAGGTACTATCTCCGGCGAAAGGCCTGTGGGAAGCCCTTCCGCTTTCAGGCCGTCTCTGAGATTGATGTCTACAAATCTGAACCCTGGGAGCTTGCTG AATATTCATCCCTAAAGAACAGAGATTTAGAGTGGTACTTTTTTAGCCCCGTAGATAGGAAGTATGGAAATGGGTCTCGGCTTAATAGGGCGACTGGCAAAGGGTATTGGAAGGCAACCGGGAAGGATCGCTCTGTGCGCCATAAGTCTCAGACAATTGGAATGAAAAAAACTCTTGTATTCCATAGCGGGCGGGCTCCTGATGGAAAGAGGACAAATTGGGTAATGCATGAGTATAGGCTTGCAGATGAAGAATTGGTGAAGGCTGGGGTGGTACAG GACGCGTTTGTGCTATGTAGAATTTTTCAGAAAAGTGGTTTGGGACCACCGAATGGTGACAGATATGCACCTTTTATTGAGGAAGAATGGGATGACGATACAGCTCTCGTGATTCCTGGCGGAGAGGCTGAGGACGACGCAGCCAATGGTGATGATGCACATGTTGAGGGCAATGAACTTGACCAG GCTGCTGCTCTATGCAAGGCTCCTCAGAGTCCAGTGGAGCCGCAGGGCCTTCCATTTGTTTGCAAGCGAGAGAGATCGGAGGATCCCGAGCCTCTCTCGTTGGCCCAAGCGAAAAGATCCAAGCACGATGATCCGAGCTCGAGCAATGCAAATGGTTCAGAAGATTCGACCACAATCCAGGAACCTCCAACAGCAATGATGAcgacgacaacaacaacaaattacTCTCCCGCTCTCTTAGAATTCCCCTTGTTAGGGTCCATTGAACCCAAGGAAAGCCACCCTACAAACGTCCCCACCTTCGACTCCTCCACGCTCGAGAAGTCTGTTCCCCCCGGCTACCTAAAGTTCATCAGCAACCTGGAGAACGAAATCCTAAACGTCTCCATGGAAAGGGAGACGCTGAAGATTGAAGTGATGAGAGCCCAAGCCATGATCAACATTCTTCAATCGCGCATCGACCTCCTGAACAAGGAGAACGAAGACCTAAGAAGAGTTGTCCGAGGCGGTTaa
- the LOC115996295 gene encoding 4-coumarate--CoA ligase 1-like, translating to MSGVDGWLFPIVDEPPVVGRRGGGGGFDSKTGIYHSLLQLDEHSKIPTSPDLDTATFVLSQFPNISMAESRVALVDSATKQSVTYAQIQRSIALLATGLHHGLGVRKGDVVFVLSPNSLLYPVICLAVLKVGAVLSTSNPLNTPAEIAKQVSISGAKLAIAAPEEVHKLVPTGVPTLYTTRPKDDNANALSIEELIENCEPQDLPECRPSQSDTAAILYSSGTTGVSKGVVLTHANLVAVMTLLKWYVVSTSSQDDVFLCFVPMFHIYGLAFFGLGLFCLGTTTVLMQKFDFQAMLEAIQTHKVNHIPAVPPVILGLVKYNRGGYDLSSLRRVGSGAAPLSKEVADGFRKKFPWVELRPGYGLTESSGAATFFSSSQEANARPASSGLLFPCMSAKVVDTETGEALAPLKQGELWLRGPNIMNEYIGNQEATANTLDSDGWLKTGDLGYFDEDGYLYIVDRIKELIKHNGYQVAPAELEAVLLTHANILDAAVVPLEDEEAGEIPVAYVVRASGSELTEEQVIQFVASQVAPYKKVRRVNFISQIPRSTAGKILRKELVSQSKQSVPSKL from the exons ATGTCTGGTGTAGATGGATGGCTCTTCCCCATTGTGGATGAGCCACCGGTGGTGGGTAGGAGGGGTGGCGGTGGCGGCTTCGACTCGAAAACCGGAATCTATCACTCCCTCCTCCAACTAGATGAACACAGCAAAATCCCTACTAGTCCTGACCTTGACACAGCCACCTTTGTGCTGTCTCAGTTCCCCAACATTTCCATGGCTGAATCCCGGGTTGCGCTTGTTGATTCCGCAACGAAGCAGAGCGTGACATACGCTCAGATTCAGCGCTCCATTGCCTTGCTAGCCACGGGGCTGCACCATGGGCTTGGGGTTAGGAAAGGCGATGTGGTTTTTGTGCTGTCACCCAACTCCCTGTTGTACCCGGTTATATGCCTTGCGGTGCTCAAGGTTGGCGCCGTTCTCTCGACATCCAACCCGCTCAACACCCCGGCGGAAATTGCTAAACAGGTTAGTATCTCGGGTGCGAAGCTGGCTATTGCTGCACCGGAAGAAGTGCACAAGTTAGTACCTACTGGGGTGCCTACCCTTTACACTACGCGCCCCAAAGATGACAACGCTAATGCGTTATCCATAGAAGAGTTGATTGAGAACTGCGAGCCTCAGGATCTGCCTGAGTGTCGCCCGTCTCAATCAGACACGGCAGCAATACTATACTCTTCGGGTACTACAGGGGTTAGTAAAGGTGTGGTGCTAACTCACGCGAATCTGGTAGCTGTTATGACTCTGCTAAAGTGGTACGTGGTTTCAACGTCCTCTCAAGACGACGTCTTCTTGTGCTTTGTACCCATGTTTCACATCTATGGGCTAGCGTTTTTTGGGCTGGGGTTGTTCTGTTTGGGTACCACTACGGTCTTGATGCAAAAATTCGACTTCCAGGCCATGCTGGAAGCGATTCAGACTCACAAGGTAAACCACATCCCAGCGGTTCCTCCCGTGATTCTTGGGCTAGTGAAGTATAACAGAGGTGGTTACGACCTGTCCTCGTTGCGAAGGGTTGGGTCAGGGGCTGCGCCCCTGAGCAAAGAGGTGGCTGATGGGTTCAGAAAGAAGTTTCCGTGGGTGGAGCTAAGGCCAGGGTATGGTTTAACTGAGAGCAGCGGGGCAGCTACATTTTTCAGTTCTAGTCAAGAGGCTAATGCACGTCCAGCCTCATCGGGGCTGTTGTTTCCGTGCATGAGTGCTAAAGTAGTGGATACAGAGACAGGAGAGGCATTGGCACCATTGAAACAAGGGGAGTTGTGGCTGAGAGGCCCTAATATAATGAATGAGTATATAGGAAACCAGGAGGCAACGGCTAACACACTCGACTCAGATGGGTGGCTGAAAACTGGAGATCTTGGTTATTTCGATGAAGATGGATATCTCTACATAGTTGATCGTATAAAAGAACTCATCAAGCACAATGGTTATCAG GTGGCTCCCGCAGAGCTGGAAGCAGTTCTATTGACTCATGCCAATATACTCGATGCAGCAGTTGTACC ACTAGAAGATGAGGAAGCGGGAGAAATACCTGTGGCATATGTGGTAAGAGCTTCTGGCAGTGAACTCACGGAGGAGCAGGTCATTCAATTTGTTGCAAGCCAG GTAGCTCCATACAAGAAAGTTAGAAGAGTGAATTTTATCAGCCAGATACCCAGATCAACTGCAGGCAAAATTTTGAGGAAGGAATTAGTGTCACAAAGCAAGCAATCAGTCCCCTCCAAATTATAG
- the LOC115997565 gene encoding acyl-CoA-binding domain-containing protein 6 produces the protein MGTDSQSWYLDLSYDQWTALSVSGPHPAARYKHAATVLDGKLYIAGGSRNGRYLSDIQVFDLKSLAWSTIKSDTEVLPALSGHSVISWGHKLLLLAGHSRSISDTVTVWIIDPESQHCSIMETFGTPPVARGGQSVTLFGSKLIMFGGEDKKRQLLNDIYVLDLETQTWSSVETTQTPPSPRFDHSAALHAERYLLIFGGCSHSVFFNDLHILDLETMEWSCPQLQGDLVSSRAGHAGVTIDENWYIVGGGDNKSGVPETLVLNMSKLVVSVLTSVKGRDPLASEGLTVSSALLDGEHFLVAFGGYNGKYSNEVYVMRLKPRDSLHPKILMSPAAAAAAASVTAAYALTKPEMLDLTEREDSNFKEVQNDTTRKDLSAEINAIREEKKALESSLAEVTAENSGIKAKIEEVNNTHADLSKEFHSVQGQLTSERSRCAKLEAQIAELRKVLDSMQSVEEEVQALRRQKSALEHDMELQTVQGQRPGGVWKWIAG, from the exons ATGGGGACAGATAGTCAAAGTTGGTATTTGGATTTAAGCTATGACCAGTGGACAGCTCTCTCTGTATCTGGTCCACATCCGGCCGCTCGCTACAAG CATGCTGCAACTGTGTTAGACGGGAAATTGTACATTGCTGGTGGAAGTCGAAATGGTCGATATCTGTCTGACATTCAG GTTTTTGATCTTAAATCTCTGGCATGGTCTACAATAAAATCAGACACAGAAGTTCTTCCAGCTTTATCTGGTCATTCTGTG ATTAGCTGGGGTCACAAATTGCTGCTTCTTGCTGGCCACTCAAGAAGCATTTCTGACACTGTAACAG TTTGGATCATTGATCCGGAATCACAGCACTGTAGCATTATGGAGACCTTCGGAACACCTCCA GTAGCTCGTGGTGGGCAATCTGTGACACTCTTTGGTTCTAAGCTAATAATGTTTGGCGGAGAAGACAAGAAGAGGCAACTACTGAATGATATTTATGTTCTTGATCTTGAGACACAGACCTGGAGTTCTGTGGAGACCAC GCAGACACCTCCATCTCCTAGATTTGATCACTCAGCTGCACTACATGCAGAGCGTTACCTTCTAATTTTTGGTGGCTGTTCTCATTCAGTTTTTTTCAATGACCTGCACATACTGGACTTGGAAACg ATGGAATGGTCCTGCCCACAACTTCAGGGTGATCTGGTTAGTTCACGGGCTGGCCATGCTGGAGTCACCATAGATGAGAACTGGTACATAGTTGGTGGTGGAGATAACAAAAGTG GTGTGCCAGAAACTCTAGTTTTGAATATGTCTAAGCTTGTTGTGTCAGTGTTGACAAGTGTCAAGGGGAGAGATCCACTTGCTAGTGAG GGATTAACTGTATCCTCAGCATTACTAGATGGTGAACATTTTTTGGTTGCATTTGGTGGCTACAATGGGAAATACAGTAATGAG GTATATGTTATGAGGCTCAAACCAAGGGATTCATTGCATCCTAAGATACTTATGTCACCAGCAGCTGCTGCTGCAGCAGCTTCTGTCACTGCTGCATATGCCTTGACAAAACCTGAAATGTTGGACTTGACTGAAAGAGAAGATTCAAATTTTAAGGAAGTCCAAAATGATACCACCCGGAAGGATCTTTCTGCCGAAATTAATGCAATTAGAGAAGAGAAAAAGGCATTGGAATCATCTCTTGCTGAAGTTACAGCAGAAAACTCTGGAATCAAGGCAAAGATTGAAGAAGTTAACAACACTCATGCTGACTTATCCAAG GAATTTCATTCAGTTCAGGGTCAGCTTACATCAGAGCGATCAAGATGTGCAAAATTGGAG GCACAAATAGCAGAACTACGAAAGGTGCTTGACTCAATGCAGTCAGTAGAGGAGGAAGTTCAAGCTCTACGAAGGCAGAAATCCGCACTAGAACATGATATGGAGCTTCAAACTGTCCAGGGTCAGAGGCCAGGAGGTGTTTGGAAGTGGATTGCTGGATGA
- the LOC115997118 gene encoding probable small nuclear ribonucleoprotein F has translation MATVPVNPKPFLNNLTGKPVMVKLKWGMEYKGFLVSVDSYMNLQLANAEEYIDGQSTGTLGEILIRCNNVLYLRGVPEDEEVEDAAE, from the exons ATGGCT ACAGTACCAGTGAATCCCAAGCCTTTCCTGAACAACTTGACTGGAAAGCCCGTCATGGTGAAACTGAAGTGGGGAATGGAGTACAAAG GATTTCTGGTCTCTGTGGATTCATATATGAACTTGCAG CTGGCAAATGCAGAAGAATACATTGATGGACAAAGCACTGGAACACTTGGAGAAATCCTCATCAG ATGTAACAATGTCCTCTACCTTCGTGGGGTACCTGAGGATGAAGAGGTGGAAGATGCTGCCGAGTAG
- the LOC115997273 gene encoding histone H2B-like, giving the protein MAPKAEKKVAAEKAPAEKAPAEKKPKAGKKLPKEGGAAAAGDKKKKRVKKSSETYKIYIFKVLKQVHPDIGISSKAMGIMNSFINDIFEKLAQEASRLARYNKKPTITSREIQTAVRLVLPGELAKHAVSEGTKAVTKFTSS; this is encoded by the coding sequence ATGGCACCGAAGGCAGAAAAGAAGGTGGCGGCGGAGAAGGCTCCGGCAGAGAAAGCTCCGGCGGAGAAGAAGCCTAAGGCTGGGAAGAAGCTCCCGAAGGAGGGTGGAGCCGCGGCTGCCGGagataagaagaagaagagagtgaAGAAATCGTCGGAGACGTACAAGATCTACATCTTCAAGGTGCTGAAGCAAGTCCATCCTGATATCGGGATCTCCAGCAAGGCCATGGGCATCATGAACAGCTTCATCAACGATATCTTCGAGAAGCTCGCCCAAGAGGCGTCTCGATTGGCCCGCTACAACAAGAAGCCGACCATTACTTCCCGTGAGATCCAGACCGCCGTCAGATTGGTTCTTCCCGGTGAATTGGCGAAGCACGCCGTCTCTGAAGGCACCAAAGCAGTCACCAAATTTACAAGCTCTTAG
- the LOC115997272 gene encoding uncharacterized protein LOC115997272, with product MALSLAATSSSSTTNLSYVSFRFKNPKVCPPVALLSLTSPSYDSPRGSLRISADAAPKVRFIARRKESVSVRQLQRPLMEYMSLPASQYSVLDAERIERVDDNTFRCYVYRFKFFAFEVCPVLLVRVDEQPDGCSINLLSCKLEGSPIVVAQNDKFDASMVNRISYDGNRRDSAVQKLTSDAVIEVNIEIPFAFRALPVQAIESTGAQVLNQILGVMLPRFMAQLVKDYQAWAKGDTSRQPLGTGQI from the exons ATGGCGTTGAGCTTAGCCGCTACTTCGTCATCTTCAACAACAAATTTGAGTTACGTTTCATTCCGATTTAAAAACCCTAAAGTCTGTCCACCTGTTGCTCTGTTAAGCTTAACGTCTCCCTCCTACGATTCTCCGAGAGGATCGCTTCGCATTTCCGCCGACGCAGCACCAAAAGTTCGATTCATTGCTCGCCGGAAGGAATCCGTGTCGGTGCGGCAGCTTCAGAGACCTCTGA tGGAGTATATGAGCTTGCCGGCGAGCCAGTACTCGGTGTTGGATGCGGAGAGGATAGAACGGGTGGATGATAATACCTTCAGATGTTATGTGTATAGGTTTAAGTTCTTCGCATTTGAAGTGTGTCCAGTTCTGTTGGTGAGAGTTGATGAGCAGCCTGATGGATGCTCTATTAACCTCTTGTCTTGTAAG CTCGAGGGCTCACCTATTGTTGTCGCTCAAAATGATAAGTTTGATG CTTCTATGGTGAATCGAATATCCTATGATGGCAATCGAAGAGACTCAGCAGTGCAGAAACTCACTTCAGATGCAGTTATTGAG GTTAACATTGAAATTCCCTTTGCATTTCGAGCACTTCCAGTCCAAGCAATTGAATCAACCGGAGCTCAGGTCCTAAACCAGATACTAGGGGTCATGCTTCCTCGGTTTATGGCTCAG